From a region of the Cyprinus carpio isolate SPL01 chromosome A18, ASM1834038v1, whole genome shotgun sequence genome:
- the LOC109110180 gene encoding CD9 antigen-like isoform X1: MAALTGGQMCVKYLMFFFNFIFWIAGTCVVAVGLWLRFDHNIKILFEGENSSQIFYTGVYILIAVGALMMVVGFFGCCGAIQESPCMLGLFFFFLLIIFAVEVAAGILVFSNQTKVTQDVTDFYKETYNNYQQTKQEGLKETLRLIQHGLNCCGVSGNIQVAPDETCPEKEVLDALITKSCPDVIDEFLSSKLHIIGSIGIGIGVTMIFGMIFSMMLCCAIRKTQEIV; this comes from the exons ATGGCGGCGTTGACCGGAGGACAGATGTGCGTCAAGTATCTGATGTTCTTCTTCAATTTCATATTCTGG ATTGCAGGTACATGCGTTGTGGCTGTTGGACTCTGGCTGAGGTTTGATCATAACATTAAAATCTTGTTTGAAGGAGAGAACTCATCTCAAATCTTCTATACAG gtgtgTACATCCTCATTGCGGTCGGCGCGCTGATGATGGTCGTTGGTTTTTTTGGATGTTGTGGCGCCATCCAGGAATCCCCTTGCATGCTGGGACTG ttcttcttctttctgttgATTATCTTTGCGGTCGAGGTGGCTGCTGGAATTTTGGTTTTTTCAAACCAGACGAAG GTTACTCAAGATGTAACGGATTTCTACAAGGAAACATACAATAACTACCAACAAACGAAACAAGAAGGTCTGAAAGAAACACTCCGACTCATCCAGCATGGA CTTAACTGCTGTGGAGTGTCAGGAAACATCCAGGTTGCTCCTGATGAGACCTGCCCTGAAAAAGAGGTGCTCGATGCTCTCATTACAAAG AGCTGCCCTGATGTCATTGATGAATTCCTTAGCTCCAAACTTCATATTATTGGAAGCATTGGAATCGGCATTGGAGTGACCATG ATCTTCGGCATGATCTTTAGCATGATGCTGTGCTGTGCCATCCGGAAAACCCAGGAGATTGTGTGA
- the LOC109110180 gene encoding CD9 antigen-like isoform X2, whose product MGVYGCPKCIKYAMFIINLIIWIAGTCVVAVGLWLRFDHNIKILFEGENSSQIFYTGVYILIAVGALMMVVGFFGCCGAIQESPCMLGLFFFFLLIIFAVEVAAGILVFSNQTKVTQDVTDFYKETYNNYQQTKQEGLKETLRLIQHGLNCCGVSGNIQVAPDETCPEKEVLDALITKSCPDVIDEFLSSKLHIIGSIGIGIGVTMIFGMIFSMMLCCAIRKTQEIV is encoded by the exons ATGGGTGTTTATGGATGtccaaaatgcattaaatatgccATGTTTATCATAAACTTAATCATCTGG ATTGCAGGTACATGCGTTGTGGCTGTTGGACTCTGGCTGAGGTTTGATCATAACATTAAAATCTTGTTTGAAGGAGAGAACTCATCTCAAATCTTCTATACAG gtgtgTACATCCTCATTGCGGTCGGCGCGCTGATGATGGTCGTTGGTTTTTTTGGATGTTGTGGCGCCATCCAGGAATCCCCTTGCATGCTGGGACTG ttcttcttctttctgttgATTATCTTTGCGGTCGAGGTGGCTGCTGGAATTTTGGTTTTTTCAAACCAGACGAAG GTTACTCAAGATGTAACGGATTTCTACAAGGAAACATACAATAACTACCAACAAACGAAACAAGAAGGTCTGAAAGAAACACTCCGACTCATCCAGCATGGA CTTAACTGCTGTGGAGTGTCAGGAAACATCCAGGTTGCTCCTGATGAGACCTGCCCTGAAAAAGAGGTGCTCGATGCTCTCATTACAAAG AGCTGCCCTGATGTCATTGATGAATTCCTTAGCTCCAAACTTCATATTATTGGAAGCATTGGAATCGGCATTGGAGTGACCATG ATCTTCGGCATGATCTTTAGCATGATGCTGTGCTGTGCCATCCGGAAAACCCAGGAGATTGTGTGA
- the LOC109110182 gene encoding major intrinsically disordered Notch2-binding receptor 1-like yields the protein MAENPEDPLVLLEILEVLGACRGSVLYADICVYLSGRFSLQPLLELRSLLYSTACRDPCFPATLFRERLHPPCSNRLSAAADVVSLFNLLMHTRTAPTYTQNLQSLTPCQVCGKGFVRYNWPAALPVTGGGTASEECKYENLPYEASSHNTEASHTQTTSVLVAEPRSHIHNRDSMQNAHSRDISIDEVNQEAGKTPVTNQGTRVARSCSQKRSAFKEGIHNVPLISMEGSGPSDQSPDGPRSDGEDLLYAPQKNPYPDPATYANDHHNPASHAHEHSYAYTTHSNAPEPDAHVADTQSYDDAANPYDHQTQWRQAKHESLDELQTSTYFGPSVSNQKHQSSALQIKSHSLDIDSRTADERPEPETTGLQKPRSERSVLEKSGLRKPGSVKLSIDRSSFDIPGFDPRIVNTVRDTFKRLSGMSLDAWYDWSPSMDGMVSVGTQTEPADRRALRSLMLADKLSIDNPDIGEDDISAIFRFLDDISMCGSMAVLPGEIGGAQEGGGAGLPERRERLGKLRRLFHSLEAPEEGVRWGVGRLLQRVTELEQQLEPIAELREQLALVLSTLNRLEQREQVACLHQMHIQPQLTARPSVQQQQGSPRTNPGTEGVNEAAAKRRHLFVRRTSRSHTESSGSEAPREWSISFSKEPHIQPAKSDHLGGVHKREGSVVQEVTSIHLMPPETHNAPRRTSVHSTAQHMTERPRVTWSQSDLTPLDLQAPESLEFWTDEIYTPASDTLLRRSHSYTRCSRNQVYRIAALSVTATIILILIIVIPVSTV from the exons ATGGCTGAAAACCCCGAAGACCCCCTTGTATTGTTGGAGATCCTGGAGGTGTTAGGTGCATGCCGCGGGAGCGTGTtgtacgcagacatttgtgtctATCTGAGTGGACGCTTCAGCCTGCAGCCGCTTCTAGAATTACGGAGTCTCTTGTACTCCACCGCCTGTAGAGACCCCTGCTTCCCTGCCACCCTCTTCCGAGAACGACTTCACCCACCCTGCAGCAACCGGCTCTCAGCCGCCGCCGATGTTGTCTCCCTGTTTAACCTCCTCATGCACACCCGTACGGCTCCTACATACACGCAGAACCTTCAGTCTCTGACACCCTGTCAGGTCTGTGGGAAGGGATTTGTGCGTTACAACTGGCCAGCTGCCCTACCCGTCACAGGAGGAGGGACCGCCTCTGAGGAATGTAAATATGAGAACCTCCCTTATGAAGCGTCCAGTCATAACACAGAGGCTTCACACACTCAGACCACCTCCGTGTTGGTCGCTGAGCCTCGCTCGCATATACACAACCGGGACAGCATGCAGAACGCGCATTCTAGGGACATTTCCATTGATGAAGTCAATCAGGAGGCTGGCAAGACACCGGTGACCAATCAGGGAACCCGCGTTGCTCGTTCCTGCTCGCAGAAGAGGAGTGCCTTTAAAGAAGGGATTCACAATGTTCCACTCATATCCATGGAAGGCAGCGGCCCGTCAGATCAAAGCCCAGATGGACCAAGATCAGATGGAGAGGACCTGCTTTACGCTCCCCAAAAGAACCCCTATCCAGACCCTGCAACATATGCAAACGACCACCACAACCCGGCATCACATGCGCATGAGCATTCGTACGCTTACACGACTCATTCGAATGCACCTGAACCGGATGCACACGTGGCTGACACGCAATCGTACGATGATGCCGCAAACCCCTACGACCATCAGACTCAGTGGCGTCAGGCAAAGCATGAGAGTTTGGATGAACTCCAGACATCCACCTACTTCGGCCCTTCAGTCTCCAACCAAAAGCACCAAAGCTCTGCTCTTCAAATCAAAAGCCACAGCTTGGACATCGACAGCAGGACAGCGGACGAAAGACCTGAGCCTGAAACGACCGGCCTGCAGAAACCCAGATCAGAGCGGTCTGTCTTAGAGAAGTCTGGATTACGAAAACCAGGATCTGTTAAACTTAGCATCGACAGATCAAGCTTCGACATTCCTGGTTTTGATCCTCGCATCGTCAATACGGTGCGGGACACTTTCAAACGGCTGAGCGGCATGAGTTTGGACGCATGGTACGATTGGTCACCGAGCATGGATGGCATGGTTAGCGTAGGCACCCAAACAGAGCCTGCAGATCGGCGTGCTTTACGAAGCCTCATGCTTGCCGATAAACTCTCCATTGACAACCCTGACATCGGCGAGGATGACATCAGCGCCATCTTCCGTTTCCTTGACGATATTAGCATGTGTGGCTCCATGGCAGTTCTGCCAGGGGAAATAGGCGGGGCTCAGGAAGGGGGCGGGGCTGGGCTGCCAGAGAGGCGTGAACGTTTGGGAAAGTTACGGAGGTTGTTTCACTCCTTGGAGGCACCAGAAGAGGGCGTGAGATGGGGTGTGGGGCGCCTGCTCCAACGGGTCACGGAACTGGAGCAACAGCTAGAGCCAATTGCAGAGCTACGTGAGCAGCTGGCCCTCGTGCTCTCCACGCTAAACCGTCTGGAACAGCGGGAGCAGGTCGCATGCCTGCATCAAATGCACATACAGCCACAGCTCACAGCACGGCCTAGCGTGCAGCAACAGCAGGGGTCCCCGCGGACCAATCCGGGGACAGAGGGCGTCAATGAGGCAGCGGCGAAACGCAGGCATCTGTTTGTACGCAGGACCTCCAGGAGCCACACGGAGAGCAGCGGGTCAGAAGCCCCCAGAGAGTGGAGCATCAGTTTCAGCAAGGAGCCACACATACAGCCTGCTAAG TCAGATCATTTAGGTGGAGTGCATAAAAGAGAAGGCTCTGTAGTGCAGGAAGTGACTAGCATTCACCTCATGCCACCTGAGACCCACAATGCACCACGCCGCACATCTGTCCATAGCACTGCTCAGCATATGACTGAACGCCCCAGAGTGACCTGGAGCCAGTCAGACTTAACACCGCTTGATCTTCAG GCCCCTGAGTCTTTGGAGTTCTGGACGGATGAGATTTACACGCCGGCCTCCGACACGCTCCTGCGGCGTTCGCATTCGTACACCCGTTGCAGCAGGAACCAGGTGTACCGTATCGCTGCCCTCAGCGTCACTGCcaccatcatcctcatcctcatcatcgtCATTCCAGTCAGCACTGTGTAA